In Stomoxys calcitrans chromosome 2, idStoCalc2.1, whole genome shotgun sequence, the following proteins share a genomic window:
- the LOC106081091 gene encoding protein takeout: protein MKLQLAVLCLVLLNTQLEMTAAVTMPDYIKVCSRNDPKITECIKDTVHAMRPHLKDGIKELNVPAMEPLDIGDLNILEGGSAGINVKALDLKIYGPSNFEIKKLKNSNNGLRYDFELNLPRLQGEGKYDINGQILTLPLRGNGPFTGNFTNFYAFVKVIFDTKNVNGEEYLQIKNLEVKIRTGKGRIRLENLFNGDKALGDVVNDTINQNFEVFTNELIQPIERALEKKFIVIARKILENFTYNELFPV, encoded by the exons ATGAAGTTACAACTGGCAGTTTTATGTTTGGTTTTACTCAACACCCAATTGGAGATGACAGCAGCTGTAACAATGC cTGACTACATAAAAGTTTGCTCTCGCAATGATCCAAAGATTACAGAATGCATTAAGGATACTGTTCATGCAATGCGGCCCCATCTCAAGGACGGCATCAAAGAGTTAAATGTGCCCGCTATGGAACCGCTGGACATAGGTGATCTCAACATTTTAGAAGGTGGCAGTGCAGGGATTAATGTCAAAGCCTTGGATTTGAAGATTTACGGACCATCGAATTTTGAAATTAAGAAGCTGAA AAACTCCAACAATGGCTTGCGCTATgattttgaattaaatttgcCCCGTTTACAGGGTGAAGGAAAATACGATATAAATGGTCAGATTTTAACTTTGCCCTTGCGGGGAAATGGACCCTTTACAGGAAACTTTA CCAACTTCTATGCCTTTGTGAAAGTTATTTTCGACACAAAGAACGTCAATGGTGAAGAATATCTGCAAATTAAAAATCTTGAGGTTAAAATTCGCACCGGCAAGGGTCGCATACGTCTTGAGAATCTATTCAATGGCGATAAGGCTCTGGGCGATGTGGTCAACGATACCATcaatcagaatttcgaagtcTTTACGAATGAGCTGATCCAACCCATTGAGCGTGCCTTAGAGAAGAAGTTCATAGTAATTGCTcgaaaaattctggaaaatttCACCTATAACGAATTGTTTCCTGTTTAA